The genomic segment TAGGATGGCCCAGCGCCATCATATGCACCCGGAGTTGATGCGAGCGCCCTGTGACGGGCTCCAGCGCCACGCGGGTACGCCCCGCCTCTCGCGCCAGAACCGTATATCGGGTCAGGGAGGGTTTTCCGACCTCATGATCGACCTTCTGACGCGGGCGATTGGGCCAGTCGCAGATCAGCGGCAGATCAACCTCCCCCTGCTCGGCGGCCACCTCTCCGGCGACCTCTGCCACATAGCGCTTGGTGACCTGTCGTTCCGCAAAGGCGATGGACAGGGCGCGATGCGCCTCAGCCCCCCGCGCCATCAGGATCAGGCCGGAGGTCGCCATATCCAGCCGATGCACGATCAGGGCGTCCGGCCACAGGGCCTGCACGCGCAGGGCCAGCGAATCCTTGTTCTCCGGCAAACGTCCCGGCACAGACAGCAGGCCCGCCGGCTTGTCGAAGACCAGCACGCTGTCGTCGGCATACAGCGGCGTCATCACAGGTGCGTCAGCCCCAAGAGCGGCCTGGGGTCGGGGCAAACCTGTGTCCACGGGTCGCGCTCGGAGCGTTTAAAGACGCCGGGAAAGTCGCCCGACCGGCCGCCCAGGTCGAGAATAACCTGAAAATGCAGGTGCGGCGACCAGCCGCCATTGACGCGGTCATCGCCCAGACGCGCCAGCCTGTCGCCCGCGTTGAACACCTTGCCCGCAAACAGACCGTCGAGGCTATCGCGGCTGAGATGCCCGTACAGCGTCCAGAAGGTCAGGCCGGGCCGTGGTTCATGTTGTACAATAACCGTCGGGCCGTAGTCTTTGATATTATTGTTGTCCTGAAATGAATGCACATATCCGGACAAAGGCGCGAACACCTCTGTGCCCGCCGGAGCGAACAGGTCGATCCCCAGATGCAGGGTGCGCCGTTCGCCGCCGTCTCCGGCAAAGACGTCGCTGTCGTAAATCCCGCGATCCTCGTCATAGCCCCCGATACGCAGCGGTTCACCGGCCTGCACGGCCCAGCCGCGCGGCATATCGCCCTCCCAGCCTTCGGCCCTCAGCCCCTCGACATCGAGGCGGATCGGACGGGCGGTTTCAAGCCCCGCCATAATCCCGGCACTGGGTTCGGGGCGCGCAGCCAGCCACAGATGATAGGCGGCCAGCCGTTCAGAAGCAGTCACAGACATCATGGCGGCACTTTAGCGATAATAGCTGCGCGACCCTACCCCTTTTTCATACTGACAGCGCCTGTCCATTCGCCGTAGATAGTGGCCCGACCCTAAACGGAGGCAGGCATGAGCATCTATATCGGTATCGGCGGCTGGAACTTCGAGCCGTGGCGCGGCACCTTCTATCCCGATGGCCTGTCGCAAAAGAAAGAGCTGGACTATGCCAGCCGCAAATTGACCTCCATCGAGATCAATTCGACCTATTACGGCGCGCAGAAACCGGAAACCTTTGCCAAATGGCGTGACGAGACGCTGGAAGGGTTCATCTTCTGCGTCAAGGGCTCGCGCTATACCACCAATCGTCGCGTGCTGGCCGAGGCCGGCGAGTCGATTGAAAAATTCATCACCTCCGGCGTCACCGAACTGAAGGACAAGCTGGGGCCGATCAACTGGCAGTTCATGGCCACCAAAAAGTTCGACGCTGAGGATTTCGAGGCTTTTCTGAAACTTCTGCCCACTTCCTACGACGGGGTGAGCCTGCGCCACGCGGTCGAAGTGCGCAGCCCGACCTTTCAGACGCCGGAATTTATCGACATGGCGCGCCACTACAAGGTCGCCGTGGTCAATGCCTTTGACGAAGACTTCCCGCAGATCGGCGATCAGACGGCGGACTTCGCCTATCTGCGCCTGCTGGGCACCGAGGAAAACGAGCCGATCGGCTATGCGCAAGCGGCACTCGATGAATGGTCCGGGCGGCTGAAAGCCATCGAAACAGGCACGGTGCCAGAGGATATTGCCTGCGTCGGCGAAAGAAACCGTCACGAAAACGGCACTAAAAAGCGCGACGTCTTTGCCTATGTCATCAGCGGGGACAAGGTGAAGAACCCGCACGCCGCCATGGCCCTGATCGAGAGAGTGAAATGAAGCGTATCGCCCTGAGCCTCGTCCTTTTGAGCACGACATCAGTCATGGCCGCCGAACCCCACGTGGCCGAGGGCGCACGCAAGGATTACAACAGCTTGCAGCAAACCGCTCAGGGGCTGACGGACCCGCAAATCCGCGCGGCAACGGTTGACGCCCTGTCGCCCGGCACCTGTGTGCGCCATCGCGCCGGACTGACCGCCGAAGGCAAGTCGGTCATCGTGACGCGGCTGGCGGCGCGCGGCTTCGTCGCCGATACCGGCCCGCAAACCACCTCCGGGGTCTTCCCACCGGTGACCGCCGACGGCAGCGCCTGCCCCACCCTCGCTCAGCCCTTTGTGGCGGCCCCCGGCGGTCCCGTCCATTCGCACCACGGCTGGCCCGGCGGGTTGCCGGAGCACGAACGCTTCAATCAGCGCTCCGGCGCGGCCCTGTCGGCGCTTTACAGTGAAAGCGCGGGCCTGCCGGTGGACGCCAGCCTCGTTTCGGCCGCCGCCCTGTGGCACGACTGGGCCAAGGCGCTGGTTTTTCAATGGCAGGCCGACGGCACCACCCTGCCCGAACTGCGCATCGGCGGGGCCAATGCCACGGGCGCACACCATGTGCTCGGCCTGTCTGAGAGCATGGCACGTGAGCTGTCGCCGCGTCTGGTGATCACGCAGGCCTGCGCCCACACGGCACCGGTCGGTGACGGCGCCGCAAAGGTCGCCACCTGGCTGGAGGCCGCCGCCATCATCGCCCGCGTCGATCCGGTCAAGGCTGGATATCTGCGCGAAGGCCCGAACGGTCTGGAGATCAACTGGGGCAACGGGGCGAGCGGCGAAACCGGCGTCTGGCGTGAATGCTTCATCCATAACGAATCCGACGCCGGGTATATCCATTCCGGTGCCGCCGAAAAGACCGCCGACACTGTGCTGGAAAGGCTGGCCCCGCGCTTTGGCTATGACCCCAAGGTCAGCGGCTATCTGATGAAATTCCGCCACGTCGTGCTGGCCGAACTGGGGGCCGACCGCATTCAGGTCCTCGTCAGCGCGGGCGACGAAGCGGCGCTGGTGAAAGCGATCGAAGCGCTTAAGACTAAGGGCTTGCTGTAAATACCTCCTCCCCTGTAGCGAAGCGGACGGGGAAGGTGGCAGCGAATGGAATGAGCTGACGGAGGGGGCCAAAACGACGGCTATGCCCCCTCTGCCTCGACAGGCTCGGCACCTCTCCTGCTAACGCAGAGGGAGGATGTTCCTTTACTCCCCCAAAAGCGTCTTCTGCCAGAACATCAGACTGGTCCAGAACTGATAGTCCTGATTGGCTTTTTTGGCGAAGCCATGCCCTTCGTCCATGCCGACCAGATGCCAGGCCAGACCGCCGCGGGCGCGCACGGCTTCGACGATCTGATCGGCTTCCGACTTGGGGACACGCGGATCATTGGCCCCTGTGACCACCATCAGCGGTACCCGCAGCTCGCTGACCCGCGTCATCGGCGAAATCTCCAGCAGCTTGGCCTTTTGTTTCGGGTCACGCTCGTCGCCATATTCGACGCGGCGCAGGTCACGCCGATAGCTTTGGGTGTTTTCGAGGAAGGTGAC from the Asticcacaulis excentricus genome contains:
- a CDS encoding pseudouridine synthase produces the protein MTPLYADDSVLVFDKPAGLLSVPGRLPENKDSLALRVQALWPDALIVHRLDMATSGLILMARGAEAHRALSIAFAERQVTKRYVAEVAGEVAAEQGEVDLPLICDWPNRPRQKVDHEVGKPSLTRYTVLAREAGRTRVALEPVTGRSHQLRVHMMALGHPILGDEFYAPDAVRALSPRLRLHAEYLAFPHPADGRRIEITAAPAF
- a CDS encoding peptidoglycan DD-metalloendopeptidase family protein, with protein sequence MMSVTASERLAAYHLWLAARPEPSAGIMAGLETARPIRLDVEGLRAEGWEGDMPRGWAVQAGEPLRIGGYDEDRGIYDSDVFAGDGGERRTLHLGIDLFAPAGTEVFAPLSGYVHSFQDNNNIKDYGPTVIVQHEPRPGLTFWTLYGHLSRDSLDGLFAGKVFNAGDRLARLGDDRVNGGWSPHLHFQVILDLGGRSGDFPGVFKRSERDPWTQVCPDPRPLLGLTHL
- a CDS encoding DUF72 domain-containing protein, yielding MSIYIGIGGWNFEPWRGTFYPDGLSQKKELDYASRKLTSIEINSTYYGAQKPETFAKWRDETLEGFIFCVKGSRYTTNRRVLAEAGESIEKFITSGVTELKDKLGPINWQFMATKKFDAEDFEAFLKLLPTSYDGVSLRHAVEVRSPTFQTPEFIDMARHYKVAVVNAFDEDFPQIGDQTADFAYLRLLGTEENEPIGYAQAALDEWSGRLKAIETGTVPEDIACVGERNRHENGTKKRDVFAYVISGDKVKNPHAAMALIERVK